One genomic region from Bactrocera tryoni isolate S06 chromosome 3, CSIRO_BtryS06_freeze2, whole genome shotgun sequence encodes:
- the LOC120773039 gene encoding uncharacterized protein LOC120773039, translating into MSINWCKYVLVTFLIALTILSQSEASVVRLLTETLQNNVAGEPITHVRTEWDFDPEVSQKRRALFYETHGYRAAKFIERIGLGIDGHEEERRAEQRARDVGRLNGEHNINFPPEPQPQYA; encoded by the exons GTTACCTTCCTAATAGCCCTTACCATCTTGTCTCAAAGTGAAGCCTCCGTAGTTCGTCTATTAACGGAGACGCTGCAGAACAATGTGGCTGGAGAACCCATAACGCATGTGCGCACCGAATGGGATTTTGACCCGGAAGTAAGCCAGAAACGACGCGCGCTCTTCTATGAG ACCCACGGCTATCGGGCGGCCAAATTTATTGAACGAATCGGCTTGGGAATCGATGGACACGAAGAGGAACGACGGGCAGAACAACGGGCGCGTGATGTAGGGCGCCTTAATGGcgaacataatatcaactttccACCAGAACCGCAGCCGCAATACGCATAA